The genomic interval ctgtcttttagcACTGAGTTTTTTTCTCCTGTCTTTGTCATATTTTTAGTGGTGCTTCAAGGGCCATTGCATCTGGAGATCCAGCCAGCAGCCTCAGGGCCACGATGGGAGTTGGGGCTCCTGGTCCAAATTCAGCTCTTGCTCCAGGACATGTGGAGGTGGAGTTCGCTCCCGCAGCAGACAGTGTAACAACCCACCGTGAGTGAGAGCAAGAAAAATAGAACACACTGAAACAAAATCAGCTACTTTTTCAGGGGGCCAAATAGTTTATACGCTTTGTGTGCTCATCCAACAGATGATGCAGTAAAAGTGTGAATGCAGAGCTGGAAAGCATGGACAGTTTGTGATCCAGCACTGGCTTTGATTAAGTTTGCTTAAACTTGACTCGAAAGGGTGTGAGCTACTGTATGCATCTCTGCCAATTTGTTACTGTTTATATTAAGTTTTACATGATGCCATTTTCTCTTCATTTAgcacatttttcagttttatagctTACTCTTACAGGATATAATTAAGCATTTATCTTAATTTGTGAGCCTTCACAATTCAGATTTTTGCAGGTACCAGGTTTGTTTAAAAGGCCTTTCAAGCTTTTTACAAACATGTGTTTCCGGTTTTGGTGTGACCATCCGGCAGTCCACCTTTTGTTAAACTGATGCACTGTTTGGAAATGAAGTCATTATTCTAGGGGTATATCATCAACATTACACTACCAAACTTTAAACTGCAGCAATGCTCACACTGTTTAAAGTTTTGATTGCTTCGCTCATtatttatagtatagtatttattACCCATATTTGATCATCTTATTATTCtagtaacattaaaatacagtttaacTTTGTAACATGTCAGTTTTTCTTATTCAGTTTCAAACTGCTTATAAAATTCAAAGAAACAGAATACATTAAGTTACAACGCCCCTCCCTACCTCCACCTAAAGAAGGATGTGTCTCATAAGGATATGAAAGAAGAAGTGTCAATTATTGTAAAAATGTATAGTATATATGTAGTTTAAGAGAGTATAGAATGGATTGCAGGAATCCACTTCTTAATAAATTGGGGTTTTAGAGCTTTAGTCCACATGTTATTTGTTCCATCTCATAAAGTTCCCATACTTTTTAAATCCAGCCTTTCCTTCAAAACCCTTGGAATTATACCAAGAAGGACAATCTTTGGATCTTTGGGAATATCATGATGGAAAACTTCTTTAAGGGcatcattttgtttctgttatttatcaggCCTGCCTACGGTGGCCGAGATTGCCCCGGCTCTGCTTTTGACTACCAGATGTGCAACACGGAGGAGTGTGCTGGCCCTTACGAGGACTTCCGTGCTCAGCAGTGCATCCAAAGGAGCAACAAATACCACAACAACATCAAGCACACCTGGCTACCGTATGAGCACCCAGATGGTAAGTCTGTAAAAAGCGAAGCAAAATTGGCTCTCTCTTTCAGAGGTTTGCTTTAAAGTTTTGTGCAAAGCAACAAGTGGGACAGATTACATTTGCAGGAGCAGCTGCTCTCACGCATATTTCGATTTAGGTGGGTGTTATCTCTCCTCTGTGTCCTGTTGATGTCTTTCTCAGATTCTCAAGATATTTGCATGAACCAAggtgtgtgcttttgtgtttCCAGAGGCCCGTAAGTGTGAGCTGAGCTGTACATCAAAAGAAACAGGAGAGGTGGTGTTCATGAACCAGGTGATGCACGATGGGACCCGCTGCAGCTACTCAGAGCCCTTCAGCGTGTGCGCCCGAGGAGAGTGTCTGGTATGTCTCTGCTAAACTACGTGCACTCACAGACACAAACCATGGCGtgttttaaaggtgcaatatgtaatattgtgtgtaatactggcagctagcggttaaaatagttactgcagtacaaattcaaaatactggagagtcgtttcccccgccccctcctgctcagactcgaagttcacgggggttgccaggctgagaccgcagcattcaacaatgttgctagacgcttttctcacatagccagacattactccacagcacagcggagtagctaacggtagatgctggctatattgacagtcataaaagcccgtgctcacgcggagctctgtaaccaactgacagacacactttttcgccttaaaattacagtatgaaccgctaaaaacacaacaagctcactgtcctctccacacgccagtcaggcacacttcctcggcttagaattacaatacgaaccgctaaaaataccactaccttgccgacggaacacacttcattggcttagaattacggcaacaatcgctaaacacactgcaaactcacagtcctctctttccgatttacagccaccctctcgtggcttaaaataactcaccgttgtcggctccagccgctgacgaggctatacgctgtaaacagccatgggctgcatgcctggtcctccggtaacgttagctagcagttagcagggttagcaaggcggcgttagccaggaccagtcgggatcacgttactggctatgtctcaattgtttttgcgagtaaccaactcgggtactctagctatataattcaatatgagtacacaaatgttaaaataacaaaaaatgcccatccctagtagctgtgataaattagcctgaagctaatgcttacctgttcaggagaaaataagccaactctgcgtccttttgggatctaagctgtctccatctttcaaatacatctccaatatttaccagggggttgttacgtctctggtcacgcaactgttagaaacatgctgttttcttttttttttacgtcaggtaaaatctatctccgttgatcctgtttgtttgtgtgctgctttcatggctgtactaacgttacagctgtagcgtgctgggtttacgtttttacaggtatatctggcaacccggcctggctgtcaaactgggccgttgataacaacacacagatcaaaacataaacacaaattccgtcacggaatgtaaatttcaaaaagaaaaaatgacattagcattgttgtcagaaaagatagtatttcagtttaacatgtttccttaatatctgatgaggcattggtgtcatttttggatttattacaatacaaatattacatattggacctttaagttacAAATTAAAGGCCatataaaataagataaaaatataaatattatgtAAATACAtgtaattgcttttttttaagatgatatgaaaacaatacaaaataaataaatcaatacacaCGTGCTGTTGCCTATTGCAATAATTTCTATGCATGTTTTATGCCAGAGATCAGCATCTTCAAGCAGCTGAGCACCAGAAGGAATACTGTATGTAATAATAACTATCACCTGACAATGAGCTGAGTTTGGAAATGCCATTGTTCCTTAGAGCCTTAACCTTTACTCAAGTGTATTTTGATGATTAAAAAAGTGCCCTTAGAAAGAGTTATGCAGATATTTGATGGCTGCAcacctctgcacacacacagacattcctTTGTCTCAACATTCACCTTGGACATAAAGTTGAAACTTCTATTGTGGCAGGCCAACCGCTCCGTGTTTTGGCTACATTCCTGTTATGTCTGGGTGTGTTTCCAAAATGCATCATCTTAAACATCCGAAACAGTTGCCTGCAGTGTTTTTCCCATGGCATCACTTTCCTAGTGGAGCAATCTCGGTCTGCGTAAAATTCAGCCGCAGCGTTGCCCTGATTTGATTGACTTGTCTTTGCCTTTCTCTCACACAGCATGTGGGCTGTGACAAGGAGGTTGGCTCGTACAAACAAGAGGACAAATGTGGAGTGTGCGAGGGTGACAACTCCCACTGTCGCACCGTGAAGCTGACACTCACCAAGACGCCCAAAAAGAATGGTAATTATCAGCGACGTGGACAGGCCAGTGCTGAAGTAAGCAACTCTGCTTCAGATGAGTCATTATATGAGACTTTCATTATTTAAGTTTAAATTAACTAATCCAGAGGCCTTAAACACATCTTCCCATATCTGTGTTTAACCACAACCTGTATCCCACCAAACTTTCATCCAACAAAGGATCAAACTTAAATAATTTGATTTCATTAATAATTGGCTGCTATTACAGACCCTAACAGTGCCAGCTGTTTAAGGCCCCCAGCTGAAACGGGCCGTGTCTTTTTGTCTTGGTAGGAATGCTGAAAATGTTCGACATCCCAATAGGAGCCCGCCACATAGTTATCGAAGAGAACGAGACTTCCCCTCATATAATTGGTGAGTGTGTCACATCTTTTTCCAACCGCGGAAACACGTGATTGGTGTTAAGTAACAGAATCAGTTTGTGACTAAAAGTCACAAGACCAGTTGTTTTCCAAACGTTACAGgtttcttgtttgtgtgtgtgtctctgtatgacCACATCACATTATAATTACCTTGTAAGACTGGCAGTATAACTTCAGTACAGGGTTACCAAGTTCAACATCTTTACCCAATAAAGAAGGACATTAAAGAGTCTGTTCACCctcaaaacacacataaacatttaaacCGCTTTGGCTTCATTTGTCCAGGTTTGAGATATCTGTCAGATTCTTGTCACCTCTCCAATTCAATGGAGATAAAAGGAATCCAATTTGTGGCACTCGCAAGATTCAAAAATCTTCATGCAAGAGCCGCTCATACGAACACATTCGTTCTTAAGGGGCATGAACAAGTAAATTAAGACAACAAAAACTTGTTTGACTTAATTTAGTCGCATAATCTGATTGAATTTGGAGTTTAAATATGTTACCAAAATCAATATGTTGTGCATTGTGGCACTCAGCAGTGTAACATCACCTACTGTATAATATTCCTTGTCCATCTCCATGACTACCATGTCCCCTTGATTGCCTCCTATCTGACTCATTGAACACTTTGCTGTagcaagatgttttttttagtaGGCTATTCAATTTAACGTTTCCTTCTTTATTTCTGTCACAGTACAAGGCTACTGTACTTAAAATTCTTTTGACTCTTTGGTAtcatttttgtgaatgaaatGTTGTGTGTCATGCCAATGAACAAATCTCACAAACATGCACTGAACAGGTGGCATTCATCGGGTTAAAACAAGCAACTTACGACAAGTGTGTTTATTCAGGGTTTTGTGATTCAGACTGAACAATTGTACCAGCAAAGGTCACTAGAGTTTAGGATCTACAAATTAGCTTGCATGAGGCCCAATATCCTGCTGGTTACTTTGGATATCCATGGACCATGGACTACACTGTTAACAGTTTTCATTGCAACAACTTGGCTGCACTACATGTACATTGACTCCGTGTCAGATTTGAAATGTATTGTAACTGCTGTGAAACCACGCTGACTACATCTGTCCTTCACCAAGTAGCTTTGCAAACCAGATTTCAAGCTTAAAGAGCATATTTGATACTAAAAAGATAGATTTACAGAGTTCAAaaataatgtttgtgtatgtgtagccAGGAGCGATGCCCCCCTGTGGTGTTTGATGTTACAAAGACTTTTCTGTTTGTCAAACTGTTCTTTTTTCgaacaaaaaataacaataaaataaaatataaaaacacaacaagtgTGTAGCAACAcaccaaaaggaaaaacagtATCTATAAAGTGTTACAAACAATATGTTCAATCTGTCCAAAAAGGAGCAGGACGAAGCtgaagcttgtttttttttaagtctgcaAATGTCAGTCACCGCCTGTGTTTTCTCGTCTGAATTTGAAATGATTGAAGTAGTTGTAAAACAAAGAATTTCATAATCCCTAATAATAAATTAGTGTGGTGTGCTATGTCTTATATTTCATCTACTGAGAGAACTGAGAAGAAGAGTTGACAGACAAAAATGATCACCCCTTGTTTTCCCGCGAAGCTGACATCTATGTTATTTCTCCCGATGGATTATTATAGATGTCAGTGCAAGCACCGCACATTAACAGGTGCTATTGTAGTGATAGGAAAATAACAGTATAGCTTTCTAATTTAAGCGACACTGCTTCGCTAATGAGTTTCCGTTTAAGCTTAATGTAGGCTTTATCTGTAAATGCAATTTGAAGCCTTGTGTCAGAACTAATGAGACTGGAGCATGTCTACAGGTTTAAGAAGGAGTGACAGACTTGTATCTTTCAACTTACAATAGCTCTCTGTACGACTGGCGATGGTGAGTCAGGATCACCGAGGCATTCAGCCCAAAccttccctctcctcttttctccacTCTTTTCCTCTCTGGCTTTTATTAGCTCATGGGAAGAAGAGATGACACACAACTTGGAGAAATTACCGTTGGCTAACCACAGCGCCAAACATCTCAAAATACGTACTGACACGTTCCCTGCTAAAAGGAAAATCTCAGTTGTTTGGTGGGGGAGGGGTACATCCTGAATTTGTGTTCAATCTTTGagatttttaatgaatgaaaCTAAAAGCTACATGATGTGCACACATTCTTTTCCACCACACACGCGtgaagaaaacttttttttttttcacttattaCTGACAGCTGTGAAGAATCAAGTTACTGGAAACTTCATACTGAATTCAAAAAGTGAAGACGCTGAAACAAAGACATTCATCGAAAATGGTTTACAGTGGGAGTATTTACTCGATGGCGGAAAGGAGACGCTAAAAACAACTGGTCCTCTGCATGAAGGCATCGTAGTGCTGGTGAGTGGGACTGGAACAGGATCATCACTCTTTACTTTTTCCTGAGTTTCATTGTTTTTCTACTAAACCTTGTTTCTTTTTGCTCTAGGTCATTCCCCAGGAAGAAGATGCAAAGATCAGCCTGACATATAAGTATATCATACATGAGGACCTGTTACCGCTTATTACCAACAACAATGTTCTTCTGGCTGAACTGGACACCTATGAGTGGGCACTGAAGAGCTGGTCTCAGTGCTCCAAACCCTGCGGGGGAGGCAAGTTTTCACCTGGTTCTAACATCTGTCCTGAGTGaccgatcacaagtggacagcagTACGTGTGTTCACACTTGGCAGTAGAATGTGTCACACGTGCATCTTGAGTGACCACATGTGATCGAATCTCACTTCctgtaaatgcaaaaaaaaaacataatttccgTGCATATAGATAGCCtacatatttcaatgaaaacTCGCTTTTGTTAGTGTTGTGTATGTGGGAATTTCAGTTGTAACACTCACGTAGGCTAAATACATTCATTATTACTGAAACAATACAATAGCTAATTTAAAAGCACTACCTacagtttgtgtctgtgtgccgaAGAAAGTAAACATTTTCTGCGTGACGgcggtatgtgtgtgtaatatgtttGGACTTTCTGTGTCAGAGCTCTGCAAAGCACTTGAACAAAAACACCGACACAAGATTCACTCTCAGTGGTCTATGTGGCATGACAAAAAATTCTAATGAGTATGTAGTTCTGCCCACAGATGAGTAGGCTGGCCCCTCAATGTGGCCCAatgtggcgtgtatgtttaaaTAACAAAGCAATTAAAGCTGCACATCGTTACTTGGTGTGTGTtcagaaaacagaaaagatGAAAGAGTTTTTTTCATCTTGTTATTGTTAATCTATAGAGAAAAATAGTCACTGACTGACTAATAATATTCTATCATTAATCTAATAGTCGATTCATAGAAAAATGAATTACAACAGTTTTGCTAATCATTTAAATCATTCATGCCAAATGATACACTATATTTCCAattattagtatatatatatatatatatatatatatatatatatatatagattttagAATATTTGCTTCTTTTCCCTGTTTTTAGTCATTATAAATCAAATATccttttgatttttgatttttttttttactgttggacagacaaaacaaacaaagccaaaattaaaagaaaattggACTTTAGGAACTTGAAATTAGTTGTGGCTCTAGATGAAAATTAAGCAAGTTAAAAACATTTGGATTTCAGATTTGTGTATTTAACTATGctagtatgtgtgtatgatcTTGCTGGAAGTTTAATTTTGTACACTTTCCACCTTTCAGGCATACAGTACACAAAATATGGATGCAGGAGGAAAAGTGACAGTCGTTTAGTACATCGAAACTTTTGTGAAACCAGCAAAAAGCCCAAACCCATTCGCAAACGCTGCAATGTCCAAGAGTGCAACCAGCCCACGTGAGTGCCCTCCAGCTATAGATGGTTATATTTGAATAGCTAGTGAGGCATTCAAAGTGATAATAATGGCTTCAGCTTCAAGTGTCCACCCTGACATGGAATATAGGAGCTGTTCAACAGCTGTGTGACgtgaaaacctttttaaagagCCTGCTGTGCTTACAGGTGGGTCGTGGAAGAGTGGAGTCCCTGCAGTAAGACCTGCGGGAAGCTTGGCTACCAGACCAGGGCGGTGCAGTGCATGCAGGCGCTTCACAACGGCACCAACAGGCCCGTCCACAGCAAACACTGCATTGAGAATCGGCCGGAGACAAGGAAGGCCTGTAACCACACAACATGCCCTGCCCAGTGGAGGACAGGGGCGTGGTCTCAGGTGAGTCAGTAGGACAGCCAGCTGCACCAGCTCTTGTTGAGTTCAAAATTCGCCTAGTTCTAACGTAAATGTTTACTAAGTGGAGATTTAGGCATTACTAAATAAGTGGGTTGCACCACACAAACTAATTCTTAGGTAGCCATTTGTTGTTACTAAATATTTAATATGTACAGTACCTTGGCCCCCTAAAACTGTTGTTTTTGGCAGTTATGTAAGCGCTCATGATGCTACGGTATCTCCTGTTTACGCTGTTTATTCAGTTGATTTGATTCAGATATTCCCAAGCAATCGATTTACACATTACTGAAGTCTCTATAGCTAAGATATTGCTTAAGTTTTAAATGGTGCAACCAGATTCAGTAGATCAGTTGTAGACCCTGACTGTGGTTTTCAAGAGCTGTAACAATGCCATGAATCATCTCCTCATtctcaaataaagtgttaataAATCAATCGctttgacgtgtgtgtgtgtgtgtgtgtgtgtgtgtgtgtgtgtgtgtgtgtgtgtgtgtgtgtgtgttgtgtgtgtgtgtgtgtgtgtgtgtgtgtgtgttggtggtgtGGCAGTGTTCGGTGACCTGTGGCGAAGGGATTCAGCAAAGACAGGTGGTTTGCAAGGCCAGCGACAACACCATTGGAGAATGTGAGGGCGAGAAGCCGGAAACAGTCCTCATTTGCAAACTAAGTTCTTGTCCAGGTGAGATCCACAAACATGTAAGTGAACAATATTCACCAAGTCTTACAAACACTGTTGGAGAAACTTCCTCTGCATgatcattttcttttcattatggATACAGAAAAACTTTAGAGGAACTTGTGGGTGATGCATCTGCGTCTGCTGCATTATTCTGTAATTATATACATTTAGTCATAATCACTTTTGGATGGCAGTTATATAAACATTATGTGATTGACTACATTTTTGTAGTTAGTATGATGAATTACACCAGCTGGTTAAACTGAGACATATTTCAGTGTGTCAAAACATTTCTGCACTGGTGCCCTCCTGCAGCTTTTTCTCACATTGCTTCCTCTTCAAAGAGCTGGTATCCGCTAACGTGCGTCTGTTTCTCTGCACAGTGGaaaattgagttttttttgtcaaaaacaCTAAGAAGAAGTCCAGGTTGTGCCCTGCATAGTGTACTTGTAAATGGCACCAAGCTTTATTATAGGTTTTAAAAAGACGTCTCTGTTTTCTTACAGTAGCAAGATGTTGTCAAGAGCTTTTTTGGGGTACTGTGGCTGCTGTTTAATGTCTTATTTAGCAATATTTTTTGCCACATTTTGTCCTCCACTCCAGGACAGCCAGTGTCTCCTCTCACCGTTGAAACAATGGAAAACGCCACAATAAAAGACGAAGCTGTACACCAAAGGGCTCATGAAAACCCTGTCCACAAAATCTCTTCAAGTAAGTCAATATGTAATTCGTTTCAGAAATCACTTTGATAAAAACGTAAACATCTACagtagaaatgtttttttctttgaatcCTCATAGTGATGTCCGCTCCCCTTTTATCACTAGATGAGCCATGTTTGGGGGATAAATCAATTTTCTGTCAAATGGAGGTTCTTGCCCGATATTGTTCCATCCCTGGATATAATAAGCTTTGCTGTGAGTCTTGCAACAAGAAGGAAAACTTTGCCACACATTCTCCTGACCTCCAAAACACCCCAGTAGTCAAAGTTGAACCTGACGCCTCCGCTCCTTCTCACCCTGCATCGGCCAAAGCTCCTCCACCCGCTACAACCCAGAGCCCGCCGCAAACCACTAAAGCCGCAAGCAGACGGCTTCGCTCCACCGCCCCAGTGCCAACCACCGCTTCTGCTGCGGAAGCCTCGCCATCCACAGGTGCTGCTCTGGCCCAGGGTCCCACCAGCGACTCCTTCCTCACAGCTGGGAAAGGAGACTCAGACCCGGGGTCTATTCTACCTCCAGGGCCTCCACGGCCCACAGCAGACTCCAGTGGAGTTGCCTCTAAAGAGCACAGTCCAAACAGCACTTTAGGCCCTGTCGCTGAAAGGTCAAGAAGGGACGATTTAGGATCCGAGAGGGACTTGAGTCACAGAACCCTTTCAGCTCAGAAATGAACAATGAGCATTGTTTTGACCGTGCTGCTCTGTGTGACGGTCTCATACATCGTCTCACCCATTGCAGCATCTGATAGACTTGCTgcagatattttcttttttttcttttttttttacaacaatttatttttcatgcCAGTGAACTTAGACCAGACCAGCGATGGTTACCTCATCTACACTCCAGAGTGAtctgtgcacagcgtcgctcTGCCCTGTGCTTCAAATAtgaaatggaagaaaaacaagttgtcAGGTGCTGTAAACTAAAACGACTACAAGACGTGTTCAAAATGTGATGACTGCATTGCTACATTCATGTTTTTATCTGTGTACAGTTGTGTAATCCTGTTATTTTCAAGTGCATTAGAACTACTATTGAACTTGTATTGTGAACATGAGGAGAGGTCAAAGGCCGTGGTTTTTTAAAGGTGCACGTGTCAGCTGTGGAGGCTAGAGTGTGCCACCAGAATAATTGTAGACTCTGCTAGTGTTTAAATTATAATCAATTGATATATTGCTAAGTTATTAACTAGTTAAATTACAATTTGAATGATGCATTGCATAATGCAAAGTAAATTAGCagattattaattttatttcttattctgTTTTAAGAATGAATATAATTTTCAAATAGAATTgcaattataataattaattatgTTGTTCCCTTTACTAATGTCTCACAATTCCTTGTCTGCTACAGTTTCCATTTGATGATAGCTCTAATTTAAGGACAGCTCTCACATTTCAAGATGTCCAAACATTGTGGCACCTTCAATTACTTACACACATTTAATTTGTACGCACATAAGAAATGTAATAACGTCCAACCCACAAAGCAATAACAGGAACTCATTTGCTCAGCATCACAGTGCTCCTGTTGCTGTAGTACACTTTAAAAtttcttttaaagaaatagtttgacatttggggAAATGCGCTTTTTCGTGaccttgctgagagttagatgagaagatcgatgcCACTCTCATATTTCTGCTTTAAGAAATATGAGAGTGTGAAGAATGAATATGAATgaagactgaaggcaggaagaaacagttagcctggctctgttcaaAGTTAAAAGAATCTCACTAATTTTAGCGTgttgtatcttgtttgtttaatctacatacaaacagaaaaaaaagttcttGGTCGTAGGGAGTTATGTGCACTAACTAACTCTTGGCTAACAGCTGggacttcctggagtcttgtcatcATCATGAGGTTGCCAACCAATCTAACTAACAGGGAAACGTTTATTAAGAAACAGCTACAGGTTTTTATATGTGCTGATACATGTATTTCTTCACACAGCCAGGCAGTGTTTCCCCCTGCATAAAGCTAAACTAATCTATGAACTTTTAATTCatcatttaaatgcaaatgttattATTAAATTGATAATGGTTTTTAATATGCAACTAATGATTTTAATAAGACCTGTCAAGTGTATAATTATTTCAGTGGCACACTTCAGCCTCCACCCACATCACTCCTGGCAGGGAGCCTCGTGGCTTCTCTGTCCCTGGtgctctttttgttgttgtttgttccCAAATCCAACGTACTGGTGATTATCCTCACTGGTAAGAAAATCATGACTGTCTGCAAGCCAACCCCACTGTAGCATGCTCTCTGTCTGCCTTTGTGGAAGTCAGTCACTTAacgctttaaaaacaaaaaagatttaagaaaaaaaaactcaattatCTTTTTGTAACTGATATATTTTTCAGATAATAATGTATATAGTGTAAATTTCAAGTTATGAAAAGATATTAACAACCAGGAATTGAACCGAAAGTTTGTTGCAATTAAAGTTAAGTCTAGAGACTGTGGTTGGTCATACTGTTTCAACATTCCTGCATTGCAGTTCATAACATCATTATGTTTATTGTATAGTTATTGTATATACGTACGTGAATGAAAGctttaaatgttaatatttattGAATTTTTAAGTGGTATGGAGAACAAAGTAAAACACGTTTGAAAGAACTAAGATTCTTGTTATTTCACTTCAGGCCTCCATTTACTCCTGttatatttacctttttttgcTTTACTTCCATTAGGggttaatcagtccctccagaaaaacgcgattatgtgattgcataattcaatgcataatcagccaaagtccgcatatttatgcggggtccgcattttttgaaatacgccgcactttcgccacataaattgTCGATTTCTGTTGCGTTTAcgtcacacaagagcagccattttccccctgttgccatgggaatgatacgaagtgatgtaattacgcgaTGTTAACAtaatcgaaaagcagggtgttggggaaatcactttttttctcattttcatcaaactgcagtttttgcaagttcccgcaattttttgcaagttcccgcaatttcaacGCAtacaattgcataaatatcctgcatattccatcgcattttttaagaaaacgtgccgcataatcaaggatttttgcccacaacaatcacaaaaaaactgcatttttctggaaggacttgTTAATGTGCATAACTATGTTAGGAAAGATTTGTAAATCTACTCTAAATGACCTTCCATTCATAGATTAATTTAGACTAAATTGAGTCATGTGGCTTTACTGTATTTGAGCTCAGAAGAGGCACCTGTTATAGTGCTATTAATGTGgaatttaacatatttttttacagtgtgatgAATGAAATTGAATCAGGCAAAATAGGCACATTCAAGCACTTTATTCATTTTGTTCAGTCATATGCAGGGACGTCTTCAGACAAGTGATGACTCCTAATCAGGAGATCTTGAGGTTTGAGTGGCACACTGTTACATGAATTCCTATTATAAGTCAGCTTTCTTTTGCCAGGCCGGCACTGGGCTGTTAACACTGATAGCGCGCCAGCTCTGGAGCTGAGCATCTCCTCCAGGCAGCGTTTCTGCTCTCGCTGAAAGGGCAGCCTTCCGCCGACCAGCCAGGCTGTCACCTTTCCTCCATCTCCCAGTTGTCCTCTGTGAGTGATGACAGGGTGCTCCTGCAGTTTGTGTGTCACACAGATTCAGTTAGCCCAGGGTGGCGTTTGCTGTGAGACGTCTGCGGAGGTGTCTGGTGAAATCCAGCTGTGCTCGGGGCAAAGCCTGATTGACAATGGACTTTGGCAGCCAGCCCTGAGAACAACATCAGAACTTTCTTAGACCCCTAAAC from Perca fluviatilis chromosome 21, GENO_Pfluv_1.0, whole genome shotgun sequence carries:
- the LOC120551485 gene encoding A disintegrin and metalloproteinase with thrombospondin motifs 14 isoform X2, which codes for MDCMYLLLCFSLSQVFLDHVFAAETHEKLSGKLSEYGLIVPFSTDSRGRYISHVVSAGSGSKGAADADAASASGSNRRRVARGAPEMPPVTPASAQHLFFNVTVFGKELHLRLRANRRLVAPGAFVEWQEDFLEKAKERIHRDCVFTGDVSDMPEASVAISNCDGLAGLIRTDNGEFFIEPLEKGQQDVEVKGRVHVVYRRSAIKRETGQRREDLHNEVANFGIADLPAALDLVEHKLSESERKRRHAKKDDYNIEVLLAVDDSVVRFHGKEHVQNYVLTLMNIVDEIYHDESLGTNINVVLVRMIMVGYRQSICLIERGNPSRSLEQVCRWANTQQRRDPDHAEYHDHAIFLTRQDFGPAGYAPVTGMCHPLRSCTLNHEDGFSSAFVVAHETGHVLGMEHDGQGNRCADETSMGSIMAPLVQAAFHRYHWSRCSKQELNRYIHSYDCLLDDPFEHKWPKLPELPGINYSMDEQCRFDFGVGYKMCTAFRTYDPCKQLWCSHPDNQYFCKTKKGPPVDGTECAPGKWCFKGHCIWRSSQQPQGHDGSWGSWSKFSSCSRTCGGGVRSRSRQCNNPPPAYGGRDCPGSAFDYQMCNTEECAGPYEDFRAQQCIQRSNKYHNNIKHTWLPYEHPDEARKCELSCTSKETGEVVFMNQVMHDGTRCSYSEPFSVCARGECLHVGCDKEVGSYKQEDKCGVCEGDNSHCRTVKLTLTKTPKKNGMLKMFDIPIGARHIVIEENETSPHIIAVKNQVTGNFILNSKSEDAETKTFIENGLQWEYLLDGGKETLKTTGPLHEGIVVLVIPQEEDAKISLTYKYIIHEDLLPLITNNNVLLAELDTYEWALKSWSQCSKPCGGGIQYTKYGCRRKSDSRLVHRNFCETSKKPKPIRKRCNVQECNQPTWVVEEWSPCSKTCGKLGYQTRAVQCMQALHNGTNRPVHSKHCIENRPETRKACNHTTCPAQWRTGAWSQCSVTCGEGIQQRQVVCKASDNTIGECEGEKPETVLICKLSSCPGQPVSPLTVETMENATIKDEAVHQRAHENPVHKISSNEPCLGDKSIFCQMEVLARYCSIPGYNKLCCESCNKKENFATHSPDLQNTPVVKVEPDASAPSHPASAKAPPPATTQSPPQTTKAASRRLRSTAPVPTTASAAEASPSTGAALAQGPTSDSFLTAGKGDSDPGSILPPGPPRPTADSSGVASKEHSPNSTLGPVAERSRRDDLGSERDLSHRTLSAQK